A single Bufo bufo chromosome 6, aBufBuf1.1, whole genome shotgun sequence DNA region contains:
- the LOC121004123 gene encoding gastrula zinc finger protein XlCGF8.2DB-like, whose protein sequence is MHYVIEDMTEKIPFREETHLKATHIPTESQIGSVHIKGKPVPYDRGNLSDTGDNFFTDRVPYTYVCIKEEPISCDKINLTELTDYLKPPPIHIKKELVSCNGGQSTNPGMFIPTDHPPYPFYYIKKEPTLCDGEISDHYIYTTTKQNQQYPSTHVRKDEHFAQKINIDTHQNIYTQQRSFSSECGNGFTGRTHYITHQTIHTGEKPFSCSYCGKGFSQRSYFLSHQRIHTGERPFFCIKCSKSFRIKSSLSKHLRTHKLDNPYICPLCKKTFIHKGHFVAHQRIHMEETRFSCLFCEKVFIHHGHFVAHQRIHTEEKSFSCSYCDKTFIHHGHFAAHQRVHTGEKPFPCSDCGACFSTHHNLVVHQRLHSTPAISFY, encoded by the coding sequence aTGCACTATGTCATAGAAGACATGACTGAGAAGATTCCATTTCGAGAAGAAACTCATCTGAAGGCGACACACATACCCACAGAATCACAAATTGGTTCAGTTCATATTAAGGGAAAACCAGTCCCATATGACAGAGGAAACCTTTCAGACACTGGTGATAACTTTTTTACAGATCGTGTACCATATACATATGTTTGTATTAAGGAGGAACCAATCTCATGTGATAAAATAAATCTCACAGAACTCACAGATTATTTAAAGCCTCCCCCTATTCATATTAAGAAAGAGCTAGTCTCATGTAATGGAGGACAATCCACTAACCCAGGCATGTTTATTCCCACAGATCATCCACCATATCCATTTTATTATATTAAGAAAGAACCAACCTTATGTGATGGAGAAATCAGTGATCACTACATTTATACAACCACAAAGCAAAACCAACAATATCCATCTACTCATGTTAGGAAAGATGAACATTTTGCACAGAAGATAAACATTGACACCCATCAGAACATCTACACTCAGCAGAGGTCATTTTCAAGTGAGTGTGGGAATGGTTTTACTGGTAGAACCCACTATATCACCCATCAAACAATTCACACTGGAGAAAAGCCATTCTCTTGTTCTTACTGTGGGAAAGGCTTTTCCCAAAGGTCCTATTTCCTTTCACATCAGAGAATACACACGGGGGAACGACCCTTCTTTTGCATCAAGTGCAGTAAAAGTTTTCGAATAAAGAGTAGCTTGAGCAAGCATTTGAGGACTCACAAACTTGACAATCCATATATTTGCCCTCTGTGCAAGAAAACCTTCATCCACAAGGGACATTTTGTGGCCCATCAGAGGATTCACATGGAAGAGACAAGATTCTCCTGTCTTTTCTGTGAAAAGGTCTTCATTCATCATGGACATTTTGTTGCTCATCAAAGAATCCATACAGAAGAGAAAAGTTTTTCATGTTCCTACTGTGACAAAACTTTTATCCATCATGGACATTTTGCAGCTCACCAGAGAGTTCACACTGGTGAAAAGCCATTTCCATGTTCTGATTGTGGAGCTTGTTTTAGTACTCACCATAATCTGGTGGTCCATCAGAGACTACACTCAACTCCAGCCATTAGCTTTTACTGA